Proteins encoded in a region of the Candidatus Nanopelagicales bacterium genome:
- a CDS encoding universal stress protein, which translates to MSNGDKATATVVVGVDGSEQSVRALLWAAEEAKLRGTSLHAVQAWQPLGGAWASPAGAAPASAWSHEDYVAETLSSLDEFVSATLTDYADVHVRKSVGVGNPVEVLIHTAEQDDAQMLVVGSRGQGGFKRLLLGSVSEQCATHAHCPVVIIHPEPK; encoded by the coding sequence ATGAGTAACGGTGACAAGGCGACAGCAACGGTCGTCGTAGGCGTTGATGGTTCGGAACAAAGCGTGCGCGCGCTGTTGTGGGCTGCCGAAGAGGCGAAGTTGCGCGGCACGTCCCTGCACGCGGTGCAAGCATGGCAGCCACTGGGAGGCGCTTGGGCGTCTCCGGCAGGTGCGGCGCCGGCTAGTGCCTGGAGCCATGAGGACTACGTCGCCGAGACGCTCAGTTCGCTCGACGAATTCGTTTCAGCGACGTTGACCGATTACGCTGATGTTCATGTCCGCAAGAGCGTCGGAGTGGGAAATCCGGTTGAAGTCCTCATCCACACTGCCGAGCAGGACGATGCGCAAATGCTCGTCGTTGGCAGCCGTGGCCAGGGCGGCTTCAAGCGCTTACTGTTGGGTTCGGTGAGCGAGCAGTGCGCCACGCACGCGCATTGCCCAGTCGTGATCATCCATCCAGAGCCGAAGTGA